From Candidatus Xianfuyuplasma coldseepsis:
ACCAAAGAAAAAATACCGTCGTAAAAAAGGACATCGTCAACCATATACAAAATTAGTTGTAACAAAAATAAATGGATAGAAAGAAACTATGGAGGTGACTACAATGTTATTCGAAATTAATATTCAGAAATGTATGGCTTCGAAAAAAGGTGTTGGATCAACCAAAAATGGTCGTGACAGCGAATCAAAACGCCTTGGAGCGAAATTATCAGACGGTCAATTCTGTACAGCTGGTTCTATCATTTATCGTCAACGGGGAACCAAAGTTCATCCCGGAAACAACGTTGGAATCGGTGGCGATGACACGTTATTCGCGAAAGTAGACGGATACGTCAAGTTCGAACGCGTTGGTAAAGATCGTAAACAAGCTTCAGTATACCCTGAATAATTAAAAACATTTGGCAAATCACAAAGTGGTTTGCCATTTTGATTGAAAAAACGTATAATTATCTACGGAGAAAGTGGGTGATGACATGATTCGAAACGCAACGTTGGATGATCTTGATCGCATTGATGAAATGGCGGTATATACCATTCATGACATGGCTTTATCCAATATCCCGCAATGGACCATTACCTATCCTCGCAAAGAGCATTATCAAAAAGACGTGGAAAACAAGCAATTGTTTGTGTGCGAAATAGATGGTGTGATCCGCGGTGCGATTGTGATTTGTCCTGAAGAAGATCCGCCCTATGAAACGATTGATGGCTGGTTTACTGCCCACGGTGATAGTTTGGTGATTCATCGTGCCATCGTCGATCCGTTTTACCGCAATCATGGTGTCGCCCAAGAAATGTTGGATTACGCAATCATGTTGGGCCACCAACAAGGATATCAATCGATTAAGATTGATACGCATCATGACAACTATAAAATGCGACAATTTTTAGAGAAAAATCAATTTAACTATATTGGTTATTTAGCAATTATCAATCGTGAAGCTTATGAACGCTTACTGGAGGATACGGATGAAGACATTATTAATCGTATGGAAAAGTAACAATGATATTGACATTCATAATTTTGTCATTCCTTATGCATACAATGCGAAACGGCATCAATGGTTTGATCATGTCCAAGTATTAATCTGGGGTGCGAGCCAAGAAGTTGTTGCTGCGACACCACTGATTCAGCAACGCGTGATGAACTTAATCAAGAATGGTGTCGAGGTATTGGCGTGTAAAATGTGCGCGACCAATATTGGTGCAGCAGAAACATTGGAATCACTTGGTGTCGATGTTCGATATACCGGGGACTTCCTCAGTGAGCAACTTCAAAATCCAGACTGTGAGGTACTTACAATCTAATGAAACGAATTGTGATCCTCGGTCCAAGTGGAACTGGGAAGACGACGCTTGGTCGTCGTTTAGGAGAAAAGTTACACTATCCAATCTTGCATCTTGATACCGTATATTGGTTACAAGATTGGGAACACATAGATAAACCAGCTTTCCATCAATACATGGTGGATTACATGCGCAAGCATGACACGTGGGTCATCGATGGAAATTACAGCAACAACAAACATTTTGCACTACGATTACGGATGGCCGATACCATCATTCTTCTCGATTATGGAACAGCAGCTTCCTTAAAAGGAATTCATGAACGTGCCGCGAAATATAAACACCAAGTGCGGAGCGATATGGCTGAAGGTTGTGTCGAAGGTGTTGATCAAGTATTCTTGCAATACACGGCATTCTACTCAAAATTCCGATTAAAGTGGTTAAAAGCAATCATCCGTAAATATAAAAACAGCAGTACAATTTTAATTTTCAAATCGCGACAAGAATTACATCAATGGTTTGATCAATTATAGGAGGCTTCATATGTTTGTAGATTTGGTACACATTAAAGTTTCATCAGGAAAAGGCGGTGACGGCACCGTTGCTTTTCGTCGTGAGAAATTTGTACCAATGGGCGGTCCCTCCGGTGGGGACGGTGGAAAAGGTGGCGATGTTATCTTTGTTGGGAACGAAGGACTCGCAACCCTGATCGATTTAAAATACAATCGCGTATTGAACGCCGAAGCAGGTGTCAATGGACGAGCCAAGAAAATGCATGGTGCCAATGGAAATGATTTGGTGGTTCAAGTGCCTGTTGGAACAACCATCTATGATGAAGAAACCGATAAAGTAATTGGGGATATCACCGAACACAATCAAACAGTAACCGTGGCCAAAGGTGGCCGTGGCGGTCGCGGGAATGTCAAATTTACGACATCTCGTAATACCGCACCTGAAATCGCAGAAAAAGGGGAACC
This genomic window contains:
- the rpmA gene encoding 50S ribosomal protein L27; protein product: MLFEINIQKCMASKKGVGSTKNGRDSESKRLGAKLSDGQFCTAGSIIYRQRGTKVHPGNNVGIGGDDTLFAKVDGYVKFERVGKDRKQASVYPE
- a CDS encoding GNAT family N-acetyltransferase, with translation MIRNATLDDLDRIDEMAVYTIHDMALSNIPQWTITYPRKEHYQKDVENKQLFVCEIDGVIRGAIVICPEEDPPYETIDGWFTAHGDSLVIHRAIVDPFYRNHGVAQEMLDYAIMLGHQQGYQSIKIDTHHDNYKMRQFLEKNQFNYIGYLAIINREAYERLLEDTDEDIINRMEK
- a CDS encoding DsrE family protein, with protein sequence MKTLLIVWKSNNDIDIHNFVIPYAYNAKRHQWFDHVQVLIWGASQEVVAATPLIQQRVMNLIKNGVEVLACKMCATNIGAAETLESLGVDVRYTGDFLSEQLQNPDCEVLTI
- a CDS encoding AAA family ATPase translates to MKRIVILGPSGTGKTTLGRRLGEKLHYPILHLDTVYWLQDWEHIDKPAFHQYMVDYMRKHDTWVIDGNYSNNKHFALRLRMADTIILLDYGTAASLKGIHERAAKYKHQVRSDMAEGCVEGVDQVFLQYTAFYSKFRLKWLKAIIRKYKNSSTILIFKSRQELHQWFDQL